In Cheilinus undulatus linkage group 16, ASM1832078v1, whole genome shotgun sequence, one DNA window encodes the following:
- the LOC121523958 gene encoding small conductance calcium-activated potassium channel protein 1-like gives MEHSPSINLSVVDGDDVEDHHPLLPQRMLPAAQPCSPQCGIHQNIQTLTSQTVWLDRTQAMATTPLYNGHLYMACSPHSSRRGEKGKDRKSEKRSGKSRQNPAHSQHNHQSRARNTGALRLQEKVTSFSDIPMSPCGSPYKGPCRSHLDIKDESRGRRTSGNVSLEMHDRQTLPEIIITDKDNDFQPRSESPQDLQEAKGLLPRAERSSQSPSPPPSPKRKGSDKDESYWKTHNIGWRLLRRRSLFLRRQRLNDCALAVGMFGMMLMVMETELSWSVYSKSSVYSLAFKTVISLSTIVLLGLIIAYHCCEVQLYVHDIGAEDWRIAMTTERLALIILELAVVAIHPYPVGLMAYFEQTLQHITPRLSLSETELEIVLALPMFLRLYLLGRAMMLHSRLFTDTASRSIGALNKIHFNTRFVGKTLMTTYPGTVLMIFSVSLWIVAAWGLHVCERHHNYRDLSSNYMEALWMVSVTFLSIGYGDVVPHTYCGRTLCLLTGIMGAGCTVLVVAVVARKLELTRAEKHVHNFMMDSHITKRIKIAAANVLRETWLIYKHTKLSRERDQTRVRMHQRKLLLAIHQLRRVKMEKRTLADQANTLVDLCKVREMQTLMYDVLNEIQGCRGELDSHIHSLEKHVEELREGFRSLMPLLSSTLSTQNSSIRHLLRERETKTDAAVAAASASTSVDR, from the exons ATGGAGCACTCCCCCTCCATTAACCTGTCCGTGGTGGATGGAGACGATGTGGAGGACCACCACCCCCTACTCCCACAGAGGATGCTCCCTGCAGCTCAGCCCTGCTCTCCACAATGTGGGATCCATCAGAACATCCAAACGCTGACCAGTCAGACCGTGTGGCTGGACAGAACACAGGCCATGGCCACCACACCTTTATACAACGGCCACCTATACATGGCATGTTCCCCTCACTCCAGCAGACGAGGAGAGAAAGGCAAAGATAGGAAAAGTGAGAAAAGATCAGGGAAAAGTCGACAGAACCCAGCACACAGTCAGCACAATCACCAGAGTAGGGCCAGGAACACAGGAGCTCTCAGACTGCAGGAGAAAGTCACCTCTTTCTCTGACATCCCCATGTCTCCCTGTGGGTCGCCCTATAAGGGCCCCTGCAGGTCGCACCTGGACATAAAAGATGAGAGCAGAGGGCGCCGTACGTCTGGGAATGTTTCTTTAGAGATGCATGACCGGCAGACTCTCCCTGAGATCATAATCACCGACAAAGACAACGACTTCCAGCCCCGCAGTGAGAGCCCCCAGGACCTGCAGGAGGCCAAAGGTCTGCTGCCCAGAGCAGAGAGATCCAGTCAGAGCCCCAGTCCCCCACCCAGCCCAAAACGTAAGGGGAGCGATAAGGACGAGTCGTACTGGAAGACGCACAACATCGGCTGGAGGCTGCTGCGTAGGAGGTCTCTGTTTTTGAGGAGGCAACGACTGAACGACTGTGCCCTGGCAGTGGGGATGTTTGGCATGATGCTGATGGTGATGGAGACCGAGCTCTCCTGGAGCGTCTACAGCAAG AGCTCCGTCTACTCTCTTGCTTTCAAGACAGTTATCAGTTTGTCTACAATTGTCCTGCTGGGCCTCATCATTGCCTACCACTGCTGTGAGGTTCAG CTCTACGTTCATGACATCGGTGCAGAGGATTGGCGGATTGCCATGACAACCGAGCGCCTGGCCCTGATTATCCTTGAGTTGGCGGTGGTAGCCATTCATCCGTACCCTGTGGGTCTGATGGCGTACTTTGAGCAAACTCTCCAGCACATCACGCCGCGCCTCTCCTTGTCAGAGACTGAGCTGGAGATCGTGCTGGCTCTGCCTATGTTCCTGCGGCTCTACCTGCTGGGCCGTGCCATGATGCTGCACAGCCGCCTCTTCACCGACACTGCATCCCGCAGCATCGGAGCGCTCAATAAG ATTCACTTCAACACTCGGTTTGTTGGGAAAACTCTGATGACCACATACCCTGGAACCGTGCTGATGATTTTCAGCGTCTCTCTGTGGATTGTGGCAGCGTGGGGCTTACACGTCTGCGAGAG ACATCACAACTACAGGGACCTGAGCAGCAACTACATGGAGGCTCTGTGGATGGTCTCTGTCACCTTCCTGTCCATTGGTTACGGAGATGTGGTGCCGCATACTTACTGTGGTCGCACTCTCTGCCTCCTCACTGGTATCATG GGAGCAGGCTGCACGGTCCTCGTGGTGGCAGTTGTTGCAAGGAAGCTGGAGTTGACCAGAGCAGAGAAACACGTTCACAACTTCATGATGGACTCACACATCACAAAGAGG ATAAAAATTGCAGCAGCAAATGTGCTGAGGGAGACTTGGCTGATCTACAAACACACTAAGCTGTCAAGAGAAAGAGACCAAACCAGAGTCCGCATGCACCAGAGGAAGCTGCTGCTGGCCATCCACCA GCTGCGGCGAGTAAAGATGGAAAAGCGAACACTTGCAGATCAGGCAAACACACTTGTTGACCTCTGCAAGGTGAGAGAG ATGCAGACCCTGATGTATGATGTTCTGAACGAGATCCAGGGCTGTCGAGGTGAGCTGGACTCGCACATCCACAGCCTGGAGAAGCACGTGGAGGAGCTTAGGGAGGGCTTCAGGAGCCTGATGCCGCTTCTGTCCAGCACCCTGTCCACGCAGAACTCCTCCATCAGACACCTGCTGCGAGAGAGGGAGACGAAGACGGACGCCGCTGTTGCTGCTGCCTCTGCTTCTACAAGTGTGGACAGGTAG
- the rps27.1 gene encoding 40S ribosomal protein S27.1 codes for MPLAKDLLHPSPEEEKRRHKKKRLVQSPNSYFMDVKCPGCYKITTVFSHAQTVVLCVGCSTVLCQPTGGKARLTEGCSFRRKQH; via the exons ATGCCA CTCGCAAAAGACTTGTTGCACCCATCCcctgaggaggagaagaggaggcaCAAGAAGAAGCGACTTGTTCAGAGTCCCAACTCTTATTTTATGGATGTGAAATGTCCAg GATGCTACAAGATCACGACAGTGTTCAGCCACGCTCAGACAGTTGTGCTGTGTGTCGGCTGTTCAACAGTCTTGTGTCAGCCCACTGGAGGCAAAGCTCGTCTCACAGAGG GATGCTCATTCAGGAGGAAGCAGCACTAG
- the lrrc71 gene encoding leucine-rich repeat-containing protein 71: MLRKKQKQKPEKANTEDEASKSIGQTPNEKLPIQTFDKYQCSGDVEIDFPQLCALLDIKDIPAVSTKQRGASNTETEGAEPSKKELILIFLTLLAKGTSKCTLIAASPWFKPRLHVELDNEDNLSAKNLKIYGWKVDEQIARVLEKMLPSLSRLQNLQFWQAGLTDETVLSLLNTISLCSNLSSVTLEGNPLPEQSFHLLLSEDSLLTHLSLRNNRIGDEGARLIGSALSTTRSANKNLLSLNLSFNSIGDAGAAHIAQGLRLNRALLFLSLSNNQIGDTGAAHLATTLDKFALTHEEVVERRKLLLERAQSSTVEVDLDQSPPDQLPSVPSSSSLSGSKGKKKEALKKAEKPVSTKENPKPNKKPTEVKVPQSKGGKLGGKERQQPAREQDGCNISLTEQQVEEMVSPLLDQSAQCRNGEIILPGNTTLTSLNLAGNRITEESLPLFLKSLQMQGHGGGGGLLRLCLQRNCFPSDCECYVKIQELMKLADPLEKSNSELTEEERQGA, translated from the exons gacAGACTCCAAATGAAAAACTGCCCATTCAGACCTTTG ATAAATACCAGTGCTCAGGGGATGTGGAGATAGACTTTCCTCAGCTTTGTGCTCTTCTTGACATAAAAGATATTCCAGCTGTCAGTACCAAGCAACGAGGTGCATCCAACACTGAAACTGAAGGAGCAGAACCCAGTAAGAAAGAACTGATCTTAATCTTTTTAACTTTACTGGCAAAAGGGACAAGCAAATGCACACTGAT TGCTGCGTCTCCTTGGTTTAAGCCACGCCTTCACGTGGAGCTGGACAATGAAGACAACCTCAGTGCCAAAAACCTGAAGATTTATG gATGGAAGGTTGATGAGCAGATAGCCAGGGTGCTAGAGAAGATGCTGCCCTCCTTAAGCAGACTACAGAACCTTCA GTTTTGGCAGGCTGGGCTGACAGATGAAACAGTATTATCCCTCTTGAACACAATATCACTGTGTTCCAACCTCAG TTCTGTGACACTTGAAGGCAACCCTCTACCAGAGCAGAGCTTCCACCTCCTTCTCTCTGAGGACAGCCT TCTGACTCACTTGTCCTTGAGGAATAATCGTATTGGGGACGAGGGTGCTCGCCTGATTGGGTCTGCTCTCTCAACAACCAGATCAGCCAACAAAAACCTGCTCTCACTTAATCTGTCCTTTAATTCCATCGGTGATGCAGGTGCTGCACATATTGCACAG GGTCTGCGTCTGAACCGCGCCCTGCTCTTCCTCTCACTGTCCAACAATCAGATTGGAGACACTGGAGCTGCTCATCTGGCTACA ACTCTGGATAAGTTTGCTTTAACACATGAAGAAGTTGTGGAGAGGAGAAAGCTGCTTCTAGAGAGAGCACAGTCT TCAACTGTTGAGGTTGACTTGGACCAATCACCTCCTGACCAGCTTCCTTCAGTCCCCAGTAGCTCCTCACTCAGCGGcagcaaaggcaaaaaaaag GAGGCACTGAAAAAAGCTGAGAAACCAGTGTCCACCAAAGAAAACCCAAAGCCTAACAAGAAAC CCACAGAGGTAAAGGTGCCTCAAAGTAAAGGCGGCAAGCTTGGGGGGAAAGAGAGACAACAGCCTGCAAGAGAg CAGGATGGATGTAATATAAGCCTGACTGAG CAGCAGGTGGAGGAAATGGTGAGTCCCCTGCTGGATCAATCAGCACAATGCAGGAATGGAGAAATTATTCTGCCTGGAAACACAACTCTCACCTCACTCAACCTGGCAG gaaACAGAATCACGGAGGAATCACTGCCTCTCTTTCTGAAATCACTGCAGATGCAGGgtcatggaggaggaggaggtctgCTTCGTCTGTGTCTGCAG agAAACTGCTTCCCTTCAGACTGTGAGTGTTATGTGAAAATACAAGAACTGATGAAACTTGCTGATCCGCTTGAAAAAAGCAATTCTGAACtgacagaagaggagagacaggGTGCCTAA